Sequence from the Sulfuracidifex tepidarius genome:
AGAGAGACTTGTTCCTCTCCTGGGCGAGACAGGTATAATTGAACTCCATAAAAAAAGCGAATGGATTAGAGTTAATACACTAAAAGGGGATGCTACCGAAACAATAAATTCGTTAAAAAGAAAGGGCATAATCTTAGAGGAGAAGGAATTTCCGATGTATAAAGTGGCCAGTAGTACATTCCCTATTTCAAAGACCCAGGAGTTTAGAGACGGACTAGTGATACCACACGACATGTCCAGCTATTTGGTTGTTAAGGCTTTGAATCCCAAACCCTATGAAAGGATTTTGGAAGTGGGAGGTGCGCCAGGGATCAAGACATCAATTATACAGCAACTTACTAAAAACAAGAGCGAAGTGACATCCATTGATGTGTCTACAAGACGAGTTGCTACACAAAAAGAGCTTCTCAAGAAGTGGAGTGTATCTAATGTAGAGTTGATAATAGCTGACGGGGAGAACATACCCGTAAGAAAGGCTGATAAGATACTTATAGATGCACCTTGTAGTAACAGTGGAACCTTTGCTTCAGATCCCGCTGTTTTCCTGAGATTAAACAGAACAGAGTTAAAGAACCTCATAAAGATACAAGATAAAATCCTTGACAAGGCGTTAAGCTACGGCGTCCCAACCGTCTTTTCCACTTGTTCTCTATTTCCAGAGGAAGGAGAAAAACACGCAGAGAAATACTTGAACTTGATTTCAAAGATAGACTGGGGAGAGTCTTTCTACGGTTACAAGAAATCTAAAGTTTACATGCACGTAGTTAGAACTTACCCTCATATACATGAATCGGATGGATTCTTCATCTCCAGATTTAATTTCTAGAATAGGTCCTTAATAAAATTATTATACTACAAACATTCAAATTACAACATTAGATTTCCTGATCGTTTGTTATGTACTCCATTAGAAGAGATTCTAACTACAAAATTGTTGGAGTTATTCAATAAAGCAGAATCTCTATATGTTTAATTTAGAGCCTTTCTTTAAGAAGCTTTCTCCATAACTTACCGTTATCATCAACACCGCTCTCTACTTCATAGCCCATTGACATCCAATATTCCATACCACCCTGCAATACGTAGGCCTTCTTCTTGTATAGATGTGGCATTCCATAGGTCGCGTATCTAGCTCTGTTACCGTGCTCACAGACTACTCCTACTTCATGGTCTTCAAAAAGATCCTTGAGGTACTCTAAGTAGTCTAATGGAACTAATAGGGAGCCAGGTATGTGGTGATCTTCATATTCTTCAGGAGTCCTCACATCTATCAGCTTAATTTTCCCTTGTTTCCACATCTTTCTTATCACTGAGGGAGGCAACTCAAGCACGTTTTTCACGAAAGGAGTAGTGTACTGCTCTATTACTTCTACCATTTTTGTTTCACATTAAACAATGTTAAACCAGTATAAAAATTCTTTTATTGCGTTAGAAATCTATTAATTACTTCTAGAATATTTATTTTTTATAAAAAATAGTTAATAAATGTTATCCATCTTCACCGGTATAGAGGTTATTCTCTTCCCTACTGCCCTCTCTAAGGCCCTTACTACTGCAGGAGGAGTTCCTATTGTTGCTCCCTCTCCTATTCCCTTAGCAGGTAAGGGCGCGCTAGACATACCTACTTCTACGAAGTCCCACTTTATGTTGAAAGTCTCCATTGAAGTAGGAATCCCATATTCTGCGAAACTTCCCGTAATTAGGTTACCGTTTTCATCGTAGACCATCTCCTCCATCACAGACTCCCCCCATCCTTGAATCACACCTCCTCTAACTTGCCCTTCAGCTAAGAGAGGATTGACAACTTTCCCTATGTCGTCTACTGCGTAGTAGTCAAGTACCTTGGGTTTGCCCGTCTCATCTACAGCTACTAGAGCAACGTGGGAACCGTAAGGGTGCGTCAGGTCATCCATTCCAAAATATGCAGTTGATTCCAGTCTTGGCTCTTCCTTGTAGACCCATGGACCACCCAAGTTTTCCGTTACTTTGCTGGCTATCTCTTTGAGCGAAATCTGTTTACCCGTCTTTGGATTTACGACCTTCCCGTTAGTGTATTCCAGCTCCTGTACGTCAGACTTGAGAAATTGAGCTGCGAGCTTCTTTGCACGTTCTTTGACTTTCCTTGAGGCCAGGAGTGCAGCGTTTCCAGCTAACGTCAAACTTCTGCTACCATAGGTACCAAAGGCTTCTCCTATTATCGCGGTATCTCCCCATATTACATCTACGTCCTCTATAGGTACGCCAAGTTCATCTGCAACTATCTGAGCTACTGCAGTACCATCACCCTGACCGTGAGGTGCTGCACCTATAACGACAAGTATCTTACCGTCTCCTCTTACCCTGACTGAGGCGCTCTCCCAGGGTCCGAAGTTGTTCTCTTCGACGTAAAATGATAGTCCTACCCCTGCCCTAATACCTTTCATTCTAAGCTCCTCTGCCTTCCTCTCAAATTCTCTGTATACATGCTCAGATTTTTGAAGCAAGGAGATGAAATCTCCGCTCTCAAAGTTTATTCCCAATGGGTTTTTGTAAGGTAAAGAGGTAACTAAATTCTTCTTTCTGAAATCTATCGGATCCATTTTTACTTCGTCTGACAATATATCCATTATACGTTCAATTACGAAGGTAGCTTCTGGTCTTCCGGCTCCTCTATATTGATCCAAAGGAGTTTTGTTAGTGTAAACGCCGTAAACGTTGACCTTCACGTTAGCTATTTTATAAGCGGCGGGAAGCATCGTTGCAGCTATATCTGCTAAATAAGTGGAGTGTGACGCTGCTCCCATGTCCAAAATTAGATCATCAATGATAGCTGTTATCGAGCCGTCTTTCTTAGCTCCTGCCTTAACGTGATGTATTTGGCCTCTACCATGATACGTGGATTTCATGTCTTCGCTCCTAGTAGCTATCCATTTCACAGGTCTCTTGGTCACTATGCTCGCATATGCAGTTATGAAGTCCTCAGCGTAAGGGAAGAGCTTTGACCCAAAGGCTCCACCCGTATCTGCCTGAATTACCCTTATGTCATTTACTTTGTCCCCCAGAACTGAAAGAAGAAACTTCCTCATGTAGTGAGGGGATTGAGTTGAAGCATAGACGGTCAAACTACCCTGTTGATAAACTGACAGAATTCCCCTTGGCTCCATTGCGCCGGGGTAAACTCTGGAAATCTCTATCTTTTCGTCTATCACGACGTCTGAATCCTTTATTGCGTTCTCTGGGTCTCCAGCAGAGTAGACTTTCTTGTATCCAACATTGTCCTTGTCCTCTATCGCTCTGATCTCGTTCTTAAGTGATGTTTCTGGGTCTAGAACAGAAGGTAATTCCTCGTAGTCTACTTGTATTAACTCTGCTGCATCTGCTGCAGTATACCTATCCTTAGCTATTATAACAGCTAAAGGTTGTCCTGTATAGAGTATCTCGTCCTTAGCCATGGGAAAGTTTCTGGGTCTATTATCCAGCTTGAAATTCAACCCCGTAATTACTCCCTCTACTCCTGGAAAGTTCAGAGCGTCTCTCACGTCTATCTTAGTCAGCCTAGCGTGCGAAACGTTACTCCTTAAAATGAAGATATCTAATGTACCAGGAAAAGCTAGATCATCAACATATTTCCCTTCTCCAGTTAAAAATTTCAGGTCTTCTTTTCTCTTTAACCTTTGACCTACGTACACATATTATGGTTGAATACAATGAATATAAACCCTATAGCAGGCTCAAAATGTCGTCACTTTTTGTTATTCTTTTCCTTCCAGCGAAGCCCTCGTCCACGTAATGCCAGAAAGAGATATCGTCCTCACTAGTTAACCAACACAAGTATGCAGGCTTTCCGTTTATTATTGCTGGGAAATCGACTAAGCCTATAGTCGGATCCCTGACCAATATTCCTCTCCTAGAGATATCGTCGATTATACCTTTTGTCGCTACAGTATAGAGAGTTATAGCGTCTTTCTCTCCCTTCATTAGAGCGTCCTCTGCCATATACTTAACTCCATTAAGTTCTTCCATTTTCTTCCTTAACCAACTCATCATTGATCTAGCAGTTTGTAAATCATAATAGGGAAACTGGTACTCCATATAATAGTCAATATGTCTATACACCTATTTAAAGAAGCTATAGTTTAATTCCTTTCTTAAGAATGTTAAGAAGCTCAATGATTATCCCTACAACTATCAAAACTATACCTCCGAACGTCCACTGTTCACCGTAAAGGGTAGTCTTCACACCGGAGAAAATTAGCTTCGCGGTGACGTTACTGGTCACGTTAACCGGGACTAGTCTAGTAGTAGAGTTATCACACTTCGTAGGTGGCAAAGTAGAGTTCACGAACTTCACATGAGAGCTTTCCTTCAACACTGATATCTGATAATTGCCCTCGCTTAAAGGAATAAATGCTGGCACAGTAAAATTTTCTGTTCTACCATCATGTTCAACCGAGACCTCAGCTGTTCCTTTATATGATATTGAGAGCTCAGGGTTTATCATCAAAGGACTAACGTCAATTGAGTATGATCTGGAGAAAGATATGTTCTGCTCGTAGTGATGAGTAATTGAAACCGAGGACAAGGAGGCCAGCACTATTCCTATGCTGAGCAACAGAAGTCCTACCCTTATTATCAAACTTGGTACCTCTTAAATAAAATGAGAGAAACAATAATAAAAATTATTCCCAGTGTTAAGTCTATAAGTGAACCGAAGGAGGACATGTTCAGAAGAGATCCGTTGCCAGTAACGTAATACCCCAACAACGAAACGTAGGGATTCATGGCAGACGTAACATACTCCCCCAAGATATTCCTTGAGAGTATCAACTCGTAGCCACCCAAACCTCCGAATATGAACAAGGAACCTAGCACGAAGACTGACACCAAGGCAGTAGCTCCAGGAGATCGTATCTTCAGCGTTGCCATGAGTATGAAAGAAGTGGAGAAGAGGTACCCAGCCGAAAACACTTCGATTATTGCCAACGCAACACCGCTTAAATTAACCCCGAGACTGACCAGATAGAAAAGTGTAGTAAGTACCCAGATTATATATGGGATTCCTATATCGTTGAGGAGGAAAATCAGGAAAAGTTGAGTCCTTCTCACGGGCATCATCAAGAAGGAAACTATTGAGTTATTGAAAATGTGATCCCCAAGGACGAAGATTATGTTCCTCAAAGCTAATGCAAATGCTAAAGTCTCAGATACGTTTATGACGGGAATTCCTGCAAGCACCAAAGCGAAGGGTTTGAAATCTCCTTGTGCAAGAAAGGCTGGAAAGAACACATTAGTCGCTATCATGACAGGGATTATGAGTTGGAGGGTCGGATCCCTATATCTCTCATTGAAGATTATCTTGAAAGTTCCTTCCAGTCCTTTCGAGGAAAGCATCATCTAAAGAAGACCTTCTTATCATAATAATCTTTACTTTAGCTTCATCTATCGCATTAACGATACTCTTAATGTCACCTTTGACTTCTATATAAGCTCCTGAAATTCTAGCCTCATAATTACTCAAAGCCCTCAAGGCCTCTTGAGGCTTGTCTACCAAGATCACAAGTTTATCCTCTTTCTCTTCCCCTAGAAAGGCGTTCACAGAGGAAGAAGCCACGATCCTTCCTCTATCGATCATCACGACGTGGGTGATCACTCTCTCAAGTTCGCTCAATATATGTGATGAAATGAAGAATGTTATTCCTTTCTTCTTGTTCAAGTTCGTTATTATTGAGTTAAACTCGTTTCGAGCAGTAGGATCTAGGTTTGCAGTGGGTTCATCAGCTATTATCAACTCAGGGTCGTTCAAGAGTGCAGACGCTAATTGGACTTTCTGTTTATACCCTGCTGAGAGTTCTGCAAGCTTTCTCTTCCTGAACCTCTCTAAATTGAATTCGTTCATGATTTCTTCTGGGTCTACCCTCTGGTAAAGGGATGCTATATCGTAAAGGAAGTCTTCCACAGTGTTCAGTTGCGGAAAATACAGCTTATCGAAAACTATGCTAATTCTTTCCCTGATCTTCGGATTATCCCAAGGGTTCATGCCTAGGACAGCGACTTTCCCCTTATTAGCTTTCAATAAACCTGAAAGAATCTTTATGGTAGTTGTCTTACCTGAGCCGTTTGGGCCTATGAAACCAGTTATTGACCCCTTTTCTACGCTAAAAGAAATATTGTTGAGTGCTATTGATCGTTTAAAACTTTTCGTTAACCCAAAAACTTCTATAACACTTGACAACGATACTCCTTTTATCTAATTTAAATTTAAATGTTTTCTGATGAAGTACTTACTGGCAGAATTAGAGAGAAAACTGAGGAATGCCCAAGGCGGACTAGTGATAGTTCCAATAGTGGATGAAATATATGAGAAGTTAAAGGACTACAGAGAACTAGTGGTACTAGCTAATTATTATAGAAATATAGAAAATCCTAGAAATACAGTTGTAATTAATGCAATAGCCACTTCTAACCTTCTCAGAAATATGAAAAGGATCGTCCTATGGGAACCTTCGGAGGAATACATGAGGAAGATGAAGATTTCTTTCACAATTACTAGTATTCCCGTGAGAGAAATATCTCCTAGGATTGTATCGAAGGAAAGAGCTGAAATCTTAACCAAAGTTCATGAGCGATTTAACTATCCTGTCATACCATCCAACCCGAAAGAAGGAGAAATTCTCTCACAGAAAGGGATAGAAGTAGTCCACAACATCCATGAGCTAAGGTCTAAAAACGTAATTCTTTCAAGACCTTTGAGGGAATCAGCTTACACTGTGTTGAGGTCTAAAGTCCTCCAAGGAGGTCACTTAGTTGATATAACAAGCACGAGCAGGACGCACGAGGACTGGGAAAAGGTACGCATGGCGGAAGCAGGAGTTTTCTGCCCTCCTTCATTTGAAGAGGTAAACGGATTTGACCCAAGGACGTTTCCAGAGAGGACCAACATATCGTTAAATATGAGAGAAGAAACATGGAAGGAATTCAGAATATTCCCTAGAAGCCAGGAAGTCGATATAAAATTATTTAAAGACGAAATAAAATTTAAGAACAAAAGAATTTTTATTTTATTTAATGAATTTGATAAGATCTCTATAAAGGGACCTGCTAGGAACTTCACTTTCAACCATGACGATGTAAACACGCTAATTAGGATTGCTCTGGGCAAGGATACCGAACCTTTCCCCACCTTGGCTAAAGAGTGTGAAAGACTTTTACAAGACAGACTTACATGCTTCAGAATCGCTGCAGAGACGATGCTCAAGATTTTGTCTCTACCTAGACAAAGGAACCAGGACGTTTACGCCGAAGTATCTAGAGTAATAAACAGACAGCTTACCAACGAGTTAATTAAAGGACAGGAGAAGAAAATAGAATCGAAATACCTCGGGAGGAGGTTCACGCTCTACATAAAGAGTGAAGGAAAGATTTACCTCGTGTTAAGAGGTGAGTCAGAAAAGGGAACCAAACTCAGATCTAAAATTAGAATAGGACCTACTTTAGAAACTATGGTGAAGTTAAGAAAAGTCGTCACGGAATGGATAAGAAGTAGTATAAGTAGCTAGTTTTCCCCTTTGGAGACTACAACATTTCCCTTAAAGCTCAATATGATCTTATCAGCGTCTTCAGCGTACATCTCTGGATCTTCTATAAAGGAAATGGAGTTTAATTCATTTCTTTTAACAAAGAAGTTAAGTATGAATCTGTTCAGAACTTCAGGTTCACAATTATAAACTGGCATCTCCTCACATAACAGTTCATTTCCTTCTACTTTGATCTGTCTTTCCATAACCGTCTCCGTGTAACCTGGCTCGAGTACCATGGAATTAATGAAATCGGCTATCAACCCTAATGTCCTCGGGATACCCGTAGGACTTTCGAATTGAAGGATGGTGAACCTATTAAATGCAGAGAAAAGTCCTACTCTACAAGAAGGGATGAAATAAGGTTTCATTTTCTTTATGCTACTCATGAAAAAAGAGTCTACCACCACAGGACCGCTGACGTCCCCTACCTTTAACTCTGGCTGTTTCTCAACCTCTACTTTGATGTTCACGTCGCTTCCTGCTACTTTCCCCAACAATGTTAACGTATCTGTTGATATCTTGAAAGAGAAATTAAAGTCAAACCTCGAGTTTTCTAATTCTTCTGAGAGCAATTTAGAAAACACTTCCTGCATTTTCGTCTTCCAACTTCCTAGCGGATCCTTTGGATCTAGTCTCCCATAAAGACGGGGCAGTGAATAAGTAGCTTTGAACAAGTAATAAAACGTTCTAGCTATAGCCCTTCTAGAGATGCCTGTCTGTATTACAGTAACTTTTTCCTCTGTGTCTAAGGTGTACGTTTTCCCTTGGTAATTTACTTCAATCTTCATGAAGAATATTATGTTTCATGAGGTTTTATCTTCTTAGGTAGGGAGAAAGGAAGAATTAATTAGACTGCATAAAGACTGAAGCATTATGTATCCAGAAAATGATTAAAAAAGTCTATATTTTGCTGGCATGGACGATTCACGTATCCTTTGTTAATTCAGTTTATTTACCGAAATAGAATGAATTTAATTGAATGCTCTCGCACGGACTGGGTATGGATTCGAGCTTAACAATTTCCTTTATTTAATTTATTCTTACTATAATTACAATCTGCAATGGAAACTTAAATCGCCCTTGACATATTATATATGAAGAAATATAAATATGGAGATATATTTCAAATACTACATAACTAATAACCCTTCTCCCAAGGTACCTCCTCTACGAACGAATCACCTAGCAAGGGCTCCCACCATTCCCTGTTTTCTCTATACCAATCAACGGTTCTCTTGAGACCTTCGTCTATAGATATTGTATCGTATTTGATAGAGGGTTTCATCTTGTAGAACCTATCATGTCCTGGTCTATCCTTGACGAACTTGACCTTAACTTCTTTGCCTAATATGCTTCCTATCTTGTATATTATTTCTATATTACTTATACTGTGACCACCCGGAATATTATAGATCTTTCCTTTCTCTCCATTTTCTACTATTCCCTTTATTATTCTGGCAGTGTCCTCGACGTATATCCAGTCTCTAACTTGCTTTCCGTCTCCATAAACTGGAATTGGCTTATCAAAGAGTGTTCTTATTATAGTCTTTGGTATCAACTTCTCAGGAAATTGCCTTGGACCGTAATTATTAGATGGCCTAATTATCAATGCATCAACTCCATAAGTCCTCACGTAAGCCATAACAAACATATCTGCAGATGCTTTCGATGCAGAGTAAGGGGAAGATGGTCTCAAAGGGGAGTTTTCGTCCGCTTCATTGTCACCATAAACTTCGTCAGTTGAAATGTGAACTAACCTAAGGTTCTTTTCCTTGGATATTTGAAGGAGATTTACGACACCAAACACATTGGACTCCAAGAAAGGCCTTGGGTTCACAATAGACCTGTCGACGTGAGTTTCTGCCGCGAAGTTAACTATCACGTCTACCTTATTCTCCTCCACAACTTTTTTGACTAGCTCATAATCTGTTATATTCCCCTTAACGAAAGTGCAATCGACTCCACGTAAGTTCTCCTCTCTACCAGCATAAGTTAAAGCGTCGAGAACTATTGAATCTTTCAATTGCCTTACAAAGGCAGAACCTATGAACCCAGCTCCACCGGTAACTAGGAACTTCATATATGAACATTATTTCCTACTTTAATATTTTTGGTGAAGCTCTAAACTTATTGTTTCATTTTACCGGGGAGTAAAACGAATCCATGAGGAACAGTTGTAGCAACTTTCCTCGCACGATGACGTACGTTTTTCTCTTGAGGTTTCGAGTCTAACTACGTATCGCGACCTTTTAAATAGAGACAATTAATAAACCCCATTCTAAAATCTTCTTCCATGGCTAAAATCAAATTCTACGATGGAAAATGGGATGTACCTTCTAACCCTACTATACTCTACATAGAAGGTGATGGAATAGGGCCTGAGATAACGAGGGCAGCCATTAAGGTAATTAATACAGCGGTTAAGAGAGCGTATTCGGGATCGAGAGAAATAGAGTGGAAAGAAGTGCTGGCAGGAGAGAAAGCCTTCAAAGAGAAAGGAGATAGATTTCCTCAGGAAACCAAAGATAACATTGAGGAGTATAGAGTAGTCCTGAAGGGACCTCTTGAGACGCTAATTGGAAAGGGATGGAAATCCATAAACGTAGCTATAAGGTTAATGCTGGATCTTTACGCAAACATAAGGCCGGTGAAGTACATAAACGGAATAGAAAGCCCATTGAAAAATGCGGAGAAAGTAGACATGATGATATTCAGGGAAAACA
This genomic interval carries:
- a CDS encoding RsmB/NOP family class I SAM-dependent RNA methyltransferase, which translates into the protein MAIIWNRQLSIFVEAFKLIESGSSTENAFDTAFRRMGNKIDRKRAYKLFLLTLNQINYVMEMYPCRDLYEVFSLAMTLVKQGNFKLTPYHFPTWIRERLVPLLGETGIIELHKKSEWIRVNTLKGDATETINSLKRKGIILEEKEFPMYKVASSTFPISKTQEFRDGLVIPHDMSSYLVVKALNPKPYERILEVGGAPGIKTSIIQQLTKNKSEVTSIDVSTRRVATQKELLKKWSVSNVELIIADGENIPVRKADKILIDAPCSNSGTFASDPAVFLRLNRTELKNLIKIQDKILDKALSYGVPTVFSTCSLFPEEGEKHAEKYLNLISKIDWGESFYGYKKSKVYMHVVRTYPHIHESDGFFISRFNF
- a CDS encoding rhodanese-like domain-containing protein; the protein is MVEVIEQYTTPFVKNVLELPPSVIRKMWKQGKIKLIDVRTPEEYEDHHIPGSLLVPLDYLEYLKDLFEDHEVGVVCEHGNRARYATYGMPHLYKKKAYVLQGGMEYWMSMGYEVESGVDDNGKLWRKLLKERL
- the cutA gene encoding glyceraldehyde dehydrogenase subunit alpha, which translates into the protein MYVGQRLKRKEDLKFLTGEGKYVDDLAFPGTLDIFILRSNVSHARLTKIDVRDALNFPGVEGVITGLNFKLDNRPRNFPMAKDEILYTGQPLAVIIAKDRYTAADAAELIQVDYEELPSVLDPETSLKNEIRAIEDKDNVGYKKVYSAGDPENAIKDSDVVIDEKIEISRVYPGAMEPRGILSVYQQGSLTVYASTQSPHYMRKFLLSVLGDKVNDIRVIQADTGGAFGSKLFPYAEDFITAYASIVTKRPVKWIATRSEDMKSTYHGRGQIHHVKAGAKKDGSITAIIDDLILDMGAASHSTYLADIAATMLPAAYKIANVKVNVYGVYTNKTPLDQYRGAGRPEATFVIERIMDILSDEVKMDPIDFRKKNLVTSLPYKNPLGINFESGDFISLLQKSEHVYREFERKAEELRMKGIRAGVGLSFYVEENNFGPWESASVRVRGDGKILVVIGAAPHGQGDGTAVAQIVADELGVPIEDVDVIWGDTAIIGEAFGTYGSRSLTLAGNAALLASRKVKERAKKLAAQFLKSDVQELEYTNGKVVNPKTGKQISLKEIASKVTENLGGPWVYKEEPRLESTAYFGMDDLTHPYGSHVALVAVDETGKPKVLDYYAVDDIGKVVNPLLAEGQVRGGVIQGWGESVMEEMVYDENGNLITGSFAEYGIPTSMETFNIKWDFVEVGMSSAPLPAKGIGEGATIGTPPAVVRALERAVGKRITSIPVKMDNIY
- a CDS encoding DUF2203 domain-containing protein, with product MEYQFPYYDLQTARSMMSWLRKKMEELNGVKYMAEDALMKGEKDAITLYTVATKGIIDDISRRGILVRDPTIGLVDFPAIINGKPAYLCWLTSEDDISFWHYVDEGFAGRKRITKSDDILSLL
- a CDS encoding ABC transporter ATP-binding protein produces the protein MSSVIEVFGLTKSFKRSIALNNISFSVEKGSITGFIGPNGSGKTTTIKILSGLLKANKGKVAVLGMNPWDNPKIRERISIVFDKLYFPQLNTVEDFLYDIASLYQRVDPEEIMNEFNLERFRKRKLAELSAGYKQKVQLASALLNDPELIIADEPTANLDPTARNEFNSIITNLNKKKGITFFISSHILSELERVITHVVMIDRGRIVASSSVNAFLGEEKEDKLVILVDKPQEALRALSNYEARISGAYIEVKGDIKSIVNAIDEAKVKIIMIRRSSLDDAFLERTGRNFQDNLQ
- the rfbB gene encoding dTDP-glucose 4,6-dehydratase gives rise to the protein MKFLVTGGAGFIGSAFVRQLKDSIVLDALTYAGREENLRGVDCTFVKGNITDYELVKKVVEENKVDVIVNFAAETHVDRSIVNPRPFLESNVFGVVNLLQISKEKNLRLVHISTDEVYGDNEADENSPLRPSSPYSASKASADMFVMAYVRTYGVDALIIRPSNNYGPRQFPEKLIPKTIIRTLFDKPIPVYGDGKQVRDWIYVEDTARIIKGIVENGEKGKIYNIPGGHSISNIEIIYKIGSILGKEVKVKFVKDRPGHDRFYKMKPSIKYDTISIDEGLKRTVDWYRENREWWEPLLGDSFVEEVPWEKGY